From a single Egibacteraceae bacterium genomic region:
- a CDS encoding carboxyl transferase domain-containing protein: protein MTAAMPSGDVLPTTADPRSATFARNVASHRGLVAELRERLAAAARGGGERARERHAARGKLLPRDRVDKLLDPSSPFLELSPLAAHELYDGDAPAAGLITGVGRIAGRLVVAVANDATVKGGTYYPMTVKKHLRAQEVALDNRLPCVYLVDSGGAFLPRQDEVFPDRDHFGRIFFNQARMSARGIPQIAAVLGSCTAGGAYVPAMSDETVIVRGQGTIFLGGPPLVRAATGEVVSAEELGGGDLHARTSGVVDHLAADDADALLRVRSIVATLGRRPEPPWDVAPVTEPAVDPGELYGVVPTDPRTPYDVREVIARVVDGSRFHEFKALYATTLVTGFARILGHPVGIVANNGILFGESALKGTHFIELCDQRGIPLLFLQNIAGFMVGREYEAGGIAKDGAKMVTAVACAAVPKLTVVIGGSFGAGNYGMCGRAFSPRFLWTWPNARISVMGGEQAAAVLATIRREQAEAAGEPWSAEDEEAFKAPVRAQYEHQGNPYYATARLWDDGVIDPADTRMVLGLALSACANAPVAPPRYGVFRM, encoded by the coding sequence ATGACGGCTGCGATGCCGTCCGGTGACGTGCTCCCCACGACCGCGGACCCCCGGTCGGCGACCTTCGCGCGCAACGTCGCGTCGCACCGGGGGCTCGTCGCCGAGCTGCGCGAGCGACTCGCGGCGGCCGCCCGTGGGGGCGGTGAGCGCGCCCGCGAGCGCCACGCCGCACGGGGGAAGCTCCTTCCACGCGACCGGGTGGACAAGCTGCTCGACCCGTCGAGCCCCTTCCTCGAGCTCTCGCCCCTCGCGGCGCACGAGCTGTACGACGGCGACGCGCCCGCGGCGGGGCTCATCACCGGCGTCGGCCGCATCGCCGGCCGGCTCGTCGTCGCCGTCGCGAACGACGCGACGGTCAAGGGCGGGACCTACTACCCCATGACGGTGAAGAAGCACTTGCGCGCGCAGGAGGTCGCCCTCGACAACCGCCTGCCGTGCGTCTACCTCGTCGACTCGGGCGGCGCGTTCCTGCCCCGCCAGGACGAAGTCTTTCCCGACCGCGACCACTTCGGGCGCATCTTCTTCAACCAGGCGCGGATGTCCGCGCGGGGGATCCCGCAGATCGCGGCGGTGCTCGGGTCGTGCACCGCCGGCGGCGCCTACGTCCCCGCGATGAGCGACGAGACGGTGATCGTGCGCGGTCAGGGCACGATCTTCCTCGGCGGGCCGCCGCTCGTGCGGGCGGCGACCGGCGAGGTCGTGTCCGCCGAGGAGCTCGGCGGGGGGGACCTCCACGCCCGCACCTCAGGGGTGGTCGACCACCTCGCCGCCGACGATGCCGACGCTCTGCTGCGCGTGCGATCGATCGTCGCGACGCTCGGGCGCCGGCCGGAGCCGCCCTGGGACGTCGCCCCGGTCACCGAGCCGGCCGTCGACCCGGGCGAGCTCTACGGCGTGGTGCCGACCGACCCGCGAACCCCCTACGACGTCCGCGAGGTGATCGCCCGCGTCGTCGACGGCAGCCGGTTCCACGAGTTCAAGGCGCTGTACGCGACGACGCTCGTCACGGGTTTCGCCCGGATCCTCGGTCACCCCGTCGGGATCGTGGCCAACAACGGCATCCTGTTCGGCGAGTCCGCGCTCAAGGGCACCCACTTCATCGAGCTCTGCGACCAGCGCGGCATCCCCCTCCTCTTCCTCCAGAACATCGCCGGGTTCATGGTCGGCCGGGAGTACGAGGCCGGTGGGATCGCCAAGGACGGGGCGAAGATGGTCACCGCGGTCGCGTGCGCGGCGGTCCCGAAGCTCACGGTCGTGATCGGCGGGTCGTTCGGCGCGGGCAACTACGGCATGTGCGGCCGGGCGTTCTCGCCCCGGTTCCTCTGGACGTGGCCGAACGCGCGGATCTCGGTGATGGGCGGCGAGCAGGCCGCGGCGGTGCTTGCCACGATCCGCCGCGAGCAGGCCGAGGCGGCGGGAGAGCCCTGGTCCGCCGAGGACGAGGAGGCCTTCAAGGCGCCCGTCCGCGCCCAGTACGAGCATCAGGGCAACCCCTACTACGCGACCGCACGGCTGTGGGACGACGGGGTCATCGACCCCGCCGACACCCGCATGGTCCTCGGGCTCGCCCTGTCCGCGTGCGCCAACGCCCCGGTCGCGCCGCCCCGCTACGGCGTCTTCAGGATGTGA